A window of Pomacea canaliculata isolate SZHN2017 linkage group LG3, ASM307304v1, whole genome shotgun sequence contains these coding sequences:
- the LOC112559591 gene encoding beta-4C adrenergic receptor-like, protein MTNSSLLFTSEGLSETLTTEGSADTTTSHSHQVKPHSDNIVLWFLLNIISSIFILFTNSLTIIAVAVTPALRTQPNMYIVSLASADILTGFYLLLEAAWTIPLSGDFFDTHREVCLLKYSVLYLSLLASMMTVISITVDKLLFLGTPFLHRRVITREITLVIIVISWIISFLYASTVHFVDIFDESVGCQIYNVLNQDFVFFGNTAPVALVIIVTAVCYLEIIRIVAHQRRKIRAVNQLTEESNGSYQKSVRLFLTVIGVFVLCWCPFVVCGFVSYICCKDRNMHKALLHLALLNSGLNFFIYALKNKEFKVAFRRLLFDKCKPQESLNI, encoded by the coding sequence ATGACTAATTCATCTTTGTTGTTTACATCGGAAGGTCTGTCAGAAACTCTGACCACTGAAGGGTCAGCTGACACGACGACGAGTCACTCTCACCAGGTGAAGCCGCATTCCGACAACATCGTGCTGTGGTTTCTTCTAAACATAATTTCATCCATCTTCATTCTGTTTACAAACTCTCTGACAATAATTGCTGTCGCCGTGACGCCGGCTTTGAGAACCCAGCCCAACATGTACATCGTGTCTTTGGCATCGGCAGACATCTTGACCGGCTTTTACCTCCTGCTGGAAGCAGCGTGGACAATTCCGCTTTCTGGAGACTTCTTTGACACCCACAGAGAAGTCTGCCTGCTGAAGTATTCCGTCCTCTATCTCAGTTTATTGGCTTCCATGATGACTGTGATCTCGATAACAGTGGACAAACTGTTATTTCTTGGCACGCCTTTCTTACACAGGAGAGTGATCACACGGGAGATAACTCTCGTGATCATCGTGATTTCCTGGATTATTTCCTTTCTGTACGCGTCGACCGTTCACTTTGTGGACATATTCGACGAAAGCGTTGGTTGCCAGATATATAATGTTCTAAATCAGGACTTTGTATTCTTTGGAAATACAGCCCCAGTGGCTCTGGTCATCATTGTAACTGCGGTGTGCTACTTAGAAATCATACGGATCGTGGCCCACCAGAGACGAAAAATTCGAGCAGTAAATCAGTTGACCGAAGAATCCAACGGATCGTACCAGAAATCTGTTCGACTGTTCTTGACAGTTATAGGCGTCTTCGTGTTATGTTGGTGTCCTTTTGTGGTTTGTGGATTTGTATCGTATATTTGCTGTAAGGATCGAAACATGCACAAAGCTTTATTGCATCTGGCCTTGCTGAATTCGGGTCTCAATTTCTTCATCTACGCCCTGAAGAATAAAGAGTTTAAAGTCGCCTTTCGTCGACTACTTTTTGACAAATGCAAACCCCAAGAAAgcttaaacatttaa
- the LOC112560889 gene encoding uncharacterized protein LOC112560889 gives MTIFRSLALPIFVVLIRTLVETDVSSAQQAQTNNASHLLHDQITNLLKGNPTPQQVRCVVCAGLADDVAQCRDVRDVGRCITNSSTPISATRKKRHASRRWNPFTWNNFPSFPRFQTVLPGSGQGRPVICPQQMPQSFNYALSSDATGYPIIDLATEISINPLIDCLSQQVVFEDDPPPLYNDPFIQESSYTCPFVELRLYSYYSLNARSRCWVMQTFQEIIMYKLCTTRFCQKCDIPSTSSWPWYGFSRNQTVNLCTTEYKRVSLWAYCPDLNSGERIVWDRIILPVCCRCQPVNCTVT, from the exons atgaCGATTTTTCGCTCACTAGCACTACCGATCTTCGTGGTCCTCATCAGGACACTCGTAGAGACTGACGTCAGTTCCGCTCAACAGGCACAGACCAACAACGCTTCTCACCTGTTACACGACCAGATAACGAACCTCTTGAAGGGGAACCCCACACCTCAACAGGTGCGGTGCGTTGTATGTGCTGGCCTCGCTGACGACGTGGCGCAGTGTCGAGATGTTAGGGATGTCGG aCGCTGCATTACTAACAGTAGTACTCCGATCAGCGCGACAAGAAAGAAACGACATGCGAGCCG TCGCTGGAATCCATTTACGTGGAACAACTTTCCAAGCTTTCCACGTTTCCAAACCGTCCTTCCTGGTTCGGGTCAAGGAAGGCCCGTCATCTGCCCTCAGCAAATGCCCCAGAGCTTTAATTACGCCCTGAGCTCGGATGCTACAGGTTATCCGAT cATTGATCTTGCCACTGAGATTTCAATAAACCCTTTAATAGACTGCCTTTCCCAACAAGTTGTATTTGAAGATGACCCTCCACCGCTGTATAACGATCCCTT CATTCAGGAGTCCAGTTACACCTGTCCGTTCGTAGAGCTTCGACTTTACAGTTATTACAGTCTTAACGCCCGATCCAGATGTTGGGTCATGCAGACGTTCCAGGAAATCATCATGTACAAACTCTGCAC TACCAGATTCTGCCAAAAGTGCGACATACCTTCCACAAGCTCCTGGCCGTGGTACGGGTTCTCAAGAAATCAGACGGTGAACCTGTGCACTACAGAGTACAAGCGGGTGTCTCTGTGGGCCTACTGCCCAGACCTCAACTCTGGCGAGCGCATCGTCTGGGATCGCATCATCCTCCCAGTGTGTTGCCGCTGTCAGCCAGTCAACTGCACCGTAACTTAA